Proteins encoded in a region of the Teredinibacter purpureus genome:
- a CDS encoding PP2C family protein-serine/threonine phosphatase has product MGKTLSHGGQLSRDVFAGQIIGARNSQQDTYAEPLNFSFGHRQAVLYVVSDGMGGHAGGELASQTVIAAFTDVFARGGDSLETLFDDALTAANSQVAAEGQRDAALDGMGATVVAIVIVDDELYLFSVGDSPLWLIRESEMSRLNEDHSMLPVLMKMADMGEISAEDALNDPKRHVLRSVIHGKEIKLKNRTSEPLVLQRGDSLVLGSDGIESLSESKLIALTENRPRYCAKAAVESVLDEIERLALPNQDNATLVVVHIGKGRKTSVIKHETEVQSAPPNKNLLIAGIAVLALLIVLAIAIFTRSDKKNEVLNNDDPAEVGVQVLPAEGAGSSENTQSSSRPTRRDPNVLSSPLEGNAGIDAGIDSSGDKPRVKPSIPIKNSSLSSDDAMTSDSESGSVELDEGEKEVHPRRAAQNEELLDNTENERDIMDDSVDVSPEVKKESEGKPVKSSDGNLPPS; this is encoded by the coding sequence ATGGGTAAAACTTTATCCCACGGTGGCCAGCTTAGCCGCGATGTTTTTGCCGGCCAGATTATTGGGGCACGAAATTCACAGCAAGATACTTATGCAGAGCCGTTAAACTTTTCTTTTGGGCATCGCCAAGCGGTTCTTTATGTTGTATCCGACGGTATGGGTGGCCATGCCGGTGGGGAGTTGGCGAGCCAAACGGTCATTGCCGCTTTCACGGATGTATTTGCTCGTGGTGGCGACAGCCTAGAAACGCTGTTTGATGATGCTTTGACAGCTGCGAATAGCCAAGTCGCAGCGGAAGGCCAGCGTGATGCGGCGTTAGACGGAATGGGGGCAACCGTTGTCGCGATAGTAATAGTGGATGATGAGTTATATCTATTCAGTGTGGGTGATTCCCCTCTTTGGTTAATACGAGAAAGTGAGATGTCTCGATTAAACGAAGATCATTCGATGCTACCTGTATTGATGAAAATGGCGGATATGGGCGAAATTTCGGCTGAAGATGCTCTCAATGATCCAAAGCGCCATGTTTTACGTTCGGTGATTCATGGTAAAGAAATAAAACTGAAAAATAGGACGAGCGAGCCACTTGTGTTGCAGCGTGGTGATTCGTTGGTGTTGGGTAGTGACGGCATAGAATCACTTTCTGAGAGCAAGCTAATTGCGTTAACGGAAAATAGGCCGCGCTATTGTGCCAAAGCCGCCGTTGAGAGTGTTTTGGACGAAATCGAACGATTGGCTTTACCCAATCAAGATAACGCCACGCTGGTAGTGGTGCATATTGGAAAGGGCCGAAAAACGAGTGTTATTAAACATGAAACTGAAGTGCAGTCAGCACCGCCCAATAAAAATCTTCTTATTGCCGGTATTGCTGTTCTCGCCTTGCTCATTGTGCTCGCCATAGCAATATTCACGCGTTCTGATAAAAAAAACGAGGTACTAAATAACGATGATCCTGCTGAGGTGGGTGTTCAGGTATTACCTGCCGAGGGTGCAGGTTCGTCAGAGAATACACAAAGTAGCTCTCGCCCCACGCGTCGTGATCCTAATGTTTTGTCTTCACCGCTAGAAGGGAATGCAGGCATTGACGCTGGCATCGATTCCAGTGGCGATAAGCCAAGAGTAAAACCCAGTATACCTATAAAAAATAGCTCGCTTTCCAGCGACGATGCTATGACGAGTGATAGCGAGTCGGGTTCTGTTGAATTGGATGAGGGCGAAAAAGAAGTGCACCCTCGCCGTGCGGCACAGAACGAAGAACTGCTCGATAACACGGAGAATGAAAGAGACATTATGGATGACAGTGTTGATGTTAGCCCTGAAGTTAAAAAGGAATCTGAGGGCAAACCGGTGAAAAGTAGTGACGGCAACTTGCCGCCATCTTAA
- a CDS encoding MotA/TolQ/ExbB proton channel family protein: MSISNAVLIRILGFVVAILWLVLLSFGLPNTMEEGNLAGFSWHQFLIATDDPMYPLNVQVLMWIAFFYCLSEVAIKWMGQMEQSQWLGEFSLFRNPSSVNVYTPKGEMRVDLDSNEALKPELLAAIFYAKRKALHPNALITSIFKKVNHQFQSTNDVGDVYSVVNASLELELHKVDIGYTVIRYLAWLIPTLGFIGTVIGVALALGKAASMGSTDPRLLEEVIPRLGTAFYTTLLSLLLSAIVMILIQIVQAKEEALVNKIGSFCMDNIVTNLKPRAH, encoded by the coding sequence ATGAGTATTTCTAACGCGGTGTTAATCCGTATTTTAGGTTTTGTCGTCGCAATTTTGTGGCTTGTTTTATTAAGTTTTGGTCTCCCCAATACGATGGAAGAAGGTAATCTTGCAGGCTTTTCTTGGCATCAGTTTTTAATTGCCACGGACGACCCTATGTACCCACTTAATGTTCAAGTACTTATGTGGATAGCGTTTTTCTATTGTCTTTCCGAAGTAGCCATAAAGTGGATGGGTCAAATGGAACAGTCACAATGGTTGGGAGAGTTTTCGCTTTTTCGCAACCCTTCCTCTGTGAATGTATACACGCCCAAGGGCGAAATGCGTGTCGATCTAGACTCCAATGAGGCACTTAAACCTGAATTGCTGGCAGCAATATTTTATGCGAAGCGCAAGGCGCTGCATCCCAACGCCTTGATCACCTCAATATTTAAGAAGGTGAATCATCAGTTTCAAAGTACGAATGATGTTGGCGATGTGTACAGCGTAGTGAATGCGAGTTTAGAGCTGGAATTGCATAAAGTTGATATTGGTTACACGGTCATTCGTTACTTAGCGTGGTTAATTCCAACGCTGGGTTTTATTGGTACCGTGATAGGTGTTGCGCTTGCGTTAGGTAAGGCCGCAAGCATGGGGTCTACAGACCCACGATTACTTGAAGAAGTGATTCCTCGATTGGGGACAGCTTTCTATACCACTTTATTGTCTTTGCTGCTGTCGGCAATCGTCATGATTTTAATTCAAATTGTACAGGCTAAAGAAGAAGCTCTGGTTAATAAAATTGGTAGCTTTTGTATGGACAATATTGTAACTAATTTAAAACCGAGAGCACATTAA
- a CDS encoding FHA domain-containing protein gives MNIIEKRNVFTRVALFVVSLVFSLGVSASELWTWVDECHSRENKTQCSVWFDSALAVENISASYNGQVLDVQVEPFAANDEESVNIVFVQLDNVRGEGSVASVKKGLKNFVNSHAANQLVGIYADGDNLQVIAALGSNRSALDASIETLAWSEGSHNTAGHLQSLVAILDGTPHKRKVIHWVTTGLNLNDDEIHRVTSILNDAGIHLAVVLLQKSELDSNLSAQFNPVLSVVNGVLVSGTPNTWDAIIEISAPYSNNGAHLTIATPEFCGDRLLQFAATAGEAIERSVLVNYTACEVLATSEPVPVSTSEAVAEVTPVEPSSSSNEVAADVSEGNGSLVEGVVDGGVERIDTEAPVPVDETTEEGVNADEPLVTSPEGEQPEATTLEATLETTPESDVTPELDPNMPVEEELPIDGVLLMEDNTTVIVVASVLLLAVLIGGVLLVRKNKKSTDSPVVFAYLYEYASTGEIKHEVSSTTTRLGRGSSNDIVLMGDTVSSVHAVLKRERDDSLTLVDLNSSNGTKVNNRPITQETIESGDVIMLGEYSIKIQRIG, from the coding sequence GTGAATATTATCGAAAAGAGAAACGTGTTTACGCGTGTAGCGTTGTTTGTTGTTAGTTTGGTTTTTTCGTTAGGAGTTTCGGCCAGCGAGTTGTGGACGTGGGTAGACGAGTGTCACTCTCGTGAAAATAAAACACAGTGTTCCGTTTGGTTCGATAGTGCTTTGGCGGTTGAAAATATCTCGGCTTCCTATAATGGCCAAGTGTTGGACGTTCAGGTTGAGCCATTTGCTGCCAATGACGAGGAATCGGTTAATATCGTTTTCGTGCAACTTGATAATGTCAGGGGCGAGGGATCGGTAGCAAGTGTAAAAAAAGGTTTGAAGAATTTTGTGAATTCTCACGCGGCCAACCAATTAGTGGGGATTTATGCCGATGGAGACAACCTTCAGGTTATCGCCGCTCTGGGTTCTAATCGTTCCGCTTTAGATGCGTCGATAGAGACGTTGGCATGGTCGGAGGGTTCACACAATACAGCGGGTCACCTGCAATCGTTGGTCGCTATTTTAGATGGAACACCGCATAAGCGGAAAGTCATTCACTGGGTAACAACAGGTTTAAATCTCAACGACGATGAAATACATCGCGTAACCTCTATTTTGAATGATGCTGGTATTCATTTAGCCGTTGTGTTGCTCCAAAAAAGTGAGCTCGATAGCAATTTAAGCGCACAATTCAATCCGGTACTTTCAGTTGTTAACGGCGTATTAGTCAGTGGAACGCCTAATACTTGGGACGCTATTATTGAGATCTCTGCGCCGTATAGTAATAACGGCGCACATCTTACTATCGCAACGCCTGAATTTTGCGGGGACCGTCTACTACAATTTGCTGCTACAGCAGGCGAAGCTATAGAGCGTTCGGTATTGGTTAACTATACGGCGTGTGAAGTTCTGGCCACATCTGAGCCTGTACCTGTGTCGACATCCGAGGCTGTTGCAGAGGTTACCCCAGTAGAGCCAAGCTCGTCATCAAACGAAGTTGCTGCAGACGTTAGCGAGGGAAATGGGAGCCTAGTTGAGGGCGTAGTAGATGGCGGAGTAGAACGTATCGATACTGAAGCCCCTGTGCCTGTGGACGAAACGACAGAAGAGGGTGTGAATGCTGACGAGCCGCTAGTGACATCGCCGGAAGGGGAACAGCCTGAAGCAACTACGCTAGAAGCAACGCTAGAAACAACACCGGAATCCGATGTGACACCCGAGTTAGATCCTAATATGCCGGTTGAGGAAGAGCTGCCGATAGACGGCGTGCTGTTAATGGAGGACAACACAACTGTTATTGTCGTAGCGAGCGTACTGCTTTTGGCTGTATTGATAGGGGGCGTGCTGTTAGTTCGAAAAAACAAGAAATCTACCGATAGCCCTGTGGTTTTCGCCTACCTCTATGAATACGCGAGCACGGGAGAAATTAAGCATGAAGTGTCTTCTACTACTACGCGTTTAGGTAGAGGGAGTAGTAACGATATTGTGCTGATGGGCGATACGGTATCGTCAGTTCATGCCGTGTTAAAGCGCGAGCGAGATGATTCGCTTACACTCGTAGATCTTAATTCGAGCAATGGAACCAAAGTGAATAATCGCCCCATAACGCAAGAGACAATTGAGTCAGGTGATGTGATTATGTTGGGCGAATACAGTATTAAAATTCAACGAATAGGGTAA
- a CDS encoding bifunctional serine/threonine-protein kinase/formylglycine-generating enzyme family protein: MNLHALQPGYMLGEYQIEKLLGEGGFGLTYLAVDTNVKRKVAIKEYMPSDFAWRKDGTTVVAKTQDTENDYRWGLDAFLKESQTVAKFDDPNIVRVHRFFQANGTAYLVMEYCEGGCLSDRFSKGNSLSEEAVRSILTPIMNGLQLVHDAGVLHRDIKPDNIMFRTDGTPVLIDFGAARQAIGAKSRSITTIISPGYAPREQYASKGQMGAYTDIYALAAVAYACLTGGEPEDAMDRMDNDTTVKFGERPGASAFLKSIDWGLAMSPSARPQTLGDWFASWGGMGGQGESLTSLIDIAGADGIITSAEMNSILTQAEKLGIEQAAAQQQVVARARAKGWTLKGNGVSSPAPAPKAKATVKLSTPQKPEKTGGAAAAVMIVLIILFAGAAAAAVYYFKYMKPAQQYMAFLIHSTDESYLESDFALLDFDKGLVVDDSGYQNAEPYIVSRTDSQLIFTVNVDGEEMRGRISKTDDGYFAKVDGDEEIYAAVPMEIADAAWKSDHTDDYFSSDDYIDDGEEVCVDHRYRWLSETNLETVYENGGSINSENYTNENDFMRSPDGEFYIREYYDAEKAVIVSLEDYVDDSDRTEIDYENLEFYFMFRCDRVGGEFVLPMEYAMLSTSMDDEETYEEEATPPPTPSPTPEPLYSLWIETTPNNARVVLPDQPSNVTYYDGIDLSAGQHRVVIKATGYRSQTLTVDLSSESRSIAVELLPLRQDYEPIMVNISGGSFRMGDTTGDGHDDEKPAHTVNVSNFSMGKYEVTRGQFRQFVDATGYVTDAENNTGDVIGCDTARDGRDDWWDWTSGVNWKNADFEEARQGGDNHPVVCVSWNDVNAYIDWLNKGTSGGYRLPSEAEWEYAARAGSSNKFHFGNEVTDICTYGNIADTTDLANDFNWSKKIECDDNYSYTSPVGRYASNGFGLYDIYGNVFEWTADCWNENYEGAPTDGSAWDSGNCGRRVRRGGSFDTVNIGSSYRNWSGRAFRSSRYGFRVVQDK, from the coding sequence ATGAATTTACACGCTTTACAGCCTGGGTATATGTTGGGCGAATACCAAATTGAAAAACTGTTGGGTGAAGGTGGTTTTGGCCTTACTTACCTTGCCGTTGACACTAACGTAAAGCGTAAAGTTGCGATAAAAGAATATATGCCTAGCGATTTTGCTTGGCGAAAAGACGGTACAACGGTCGTTGCGAAAACCCAAGACACTGAAAACGACTATCGTTGGGGTTTAGATGCCTTCCTTAAAGAATCCCAGACGGTTGCTAAATTTGACGACCCTAATATTGTTCGTGTGCATCGTTTTTTTCAGGCGAATGGTACAGCTTATTTGGTAATGGAATATTGCGAAGGGGGTTGTCTTTCCGACCGTTTCTCCAAGGGGAATTCCCTTAGCGAAGAAGCGGTACGCAGTATTTTAACGCCGATTATGAACGGGCTACAGTTGGTTCATGATGCTGGCGTACTTCATCGAGACATTAAACCTGACAATATTATGTTCCGTACCGACGGTACGCCCGTGCTTATTGATTTTGGCGCTGCACGCCAAGCTATCGGGGCGAAAAGTCGTTCTATTACAACCATTATTAGCCCTGGTTACGCACCAAGAGAACAGTATGCCAGCAAAGGGCAGATGGGCGCTTATACCGACATCTACGCCTTGGCCGCTGTGGCCTACGCCTGCTTAACGGGCGGCGAGCCGGAAGATGCAATGGATCGTATGGATAACGATACAACGGTTAAGTTTGGAGAGCGCCCAGGCGCGTCTGCTTTTCTAAAATCGATTGATTGGGGGCTGGCTATGTCGCCAAGTGCGCGTCCTCAAACATTGGGTGATTGGTTTGCTTCGTGGGGAGGCATGGGTGGTCAAGGTGAGAGTTTAACTTCGCTTATCGATATCGCTGGGGCCGACGGTATTATTACATCAGCCGAAATGAACTCTATTTTAACTCAAGCTGAAAAGCTGGGTATTGAACAGGCTGCGGCACAGCAGCAGGTTGTTGCAAGGGCAAGAGCCAAAGGTTGGACCTTAAAAGGGAATGGGGTGAGTAGCCCAGCCCCTGCGCCAAAAGCTAAAGCAACCGTTAAGTTATCGACGCCGCAAAAGCCTGAAAAAACAGGCGGTGCAGCAGCCGCTGTTATGATTGTGCTCATTATTTTATTCGCGGGCGCAGCAGCGGCAGCCGTTTATTACTTTAAGTATATGAAGCCGGCTCAACAATACATGGCGTTTTTAATACACAGTACTGATGAAAGCTACCTTGAAAGTGATTTTGCACTGCTTGATTTTGACAAAGGGTTGGTGGTTGATGATTCGGGCTACCAAAATGCCGAGCCATATATCGTTTCGCGTACCGATAGCCAATTAATATTTACCGTTAATGTTGATGGCGAGGAGATGCGCGGTCGCATCAGTAAAACAGACGATGGCTACTTCGCAAAAGTTGACGGGGATGAAGAAATTTACGCCGCGGTGCCGATGGAAATCGCCGATGCCGCGTGGAAAAGTGATCATACTGACGATTATTTTTCTTCTGATGATTATATTGATGATGGCGAAGAAGTGTGTGTTGATCATCGTTACAGATGGTTGTCAGAGACGAATTTGGAAACGGTCTATGAAAATGGCGGCAGTATAAATTCTGAAAACTATACGAATGAAAATGATTTTATGCGGTCTCCCGATGGCGAATTTTATATTCGTGAGTATTACGATGCTGAAAAAGCCGTAATTGTCTCTCTGGAAGATTATGTGGACGATAGCGATAGAACAGAAATAGACTACGAAAACCTAGAGTTTTATTTTATGTTTCGTTGTGACCGTGTTGGTGGCGAATTTGTGTTGCCAATGGAGTACGCCATGCTATCAACCAGTATGGATGATGAAGAAACTTATGAAGAGGAGGCTACACCGCCACCTACGCCTAGCCCTACCCCAGAGCCTCTTTATAGCCTATGGATAGAAACTACGCCAAATAACGCGCGCGTGGTATTACCAGATCAACCTTCAAATGTTACCTATTACGACGGTATCGATTTATCGGCGGGTCAGCATCGTGTTGTCATAAAGGCAACAGGGTATCGCTCGCAAACACTGACGGTAGATTTGAGTTCAGAGAGTCGTTCTATTGCGGTTGAATTGTTGCCTTTGCGACAGGATTACGAGCCCATAATGGTGAATATTTCGGGCGGTAGTTTCCGTATGGGGGATACAACGGGTGATGGCCATGATGACGAAAAACCTGCTCATACGGTCAATGTTTCAAATTTTAGTATGGGTAAGTATGAAGTTACGCGGGGGCAGTTCCGTCAATTTGTAGATGCAACGGGTTATGTCACTGATGCTGAAAATAATACCGGCGATGTTATTGGTTGCGATACCGCTAGAGATGGGCGTGATGATTGGTGGGACTGGACGAGCGGAGTGAATTGGAAAAATGCTGATTTTGAGGAAGCGCGTCAAGGCGGCGATAATCATCCGGTTGTGTGCGTGAGCTGGAATGATGTAAACGCTTATATCGACTGGCTAAACAAAGGAACGTCTGGTGGTTATCGATTACCTTCAGAAGCTGAGTGGGAGTATGCCGCACGTGCAGGCTCTAGCAACAAGTTCCACTTTGGTAACGAAGTAACGGATATTTGTACGTACGGTAATATTGCCGACACCACAGACTTAGCTAATGACTTTAATTGGTCGAAAAAGATTGAGTGTGATGATAACTACTCTTACACCTCGCCCGTAGGGCGGTATGCGTCGAACGGGTTCGGGCTTTACGATATCTACGGAAACGTATTTGAGTGGACAGCCGACTGTTGGAATGAAAACTACGAAGGCGCACCTACGGATGGCAGCGCTTGGGATTCGGGTAACTGCGGTCGTCGCGTTCGACGAGGGGGTTCTTTTGATACCGTTAATATCGGTTCTTCTTACCGTAACTGGAGTGGTAGAGCATTCCGGTCGAGCCGCTATGGATTCCGAGTGGTACAAGATAAATAG
- a CDS encoding formylglycine-generating enzyme family protein: protein MNRLLPVLGICLLALSGCTPSEEPAAVKIPVLVSIPAGIFIMGDQAAIGDTDERPAHTVSVPAFAMSQYEVTQSEYAEFVHDTGRTTTLEFSDSDARHPVVNISLRDAYDYAQWLSDKTGKSFRIPSEAQWEYAAKAGSVSLFSTGNREEDVCRVGNIADESVNEAGLNWSSITACNDTAVSVSAVGQYAPNVFGLYDMHGNVWEWILDCANENYEQAPTDGTVWEEGDCARRGIRGGSFETPASSARSSNREFIAPRTKSPQIGFRVVRQG from the coding sequence ATGAATCGTTTACTGCCCGTATTGGGCATTTGTCTATTGGCATTGTCTGGATGCACCCCATCAGAAGAGCCGGCCGCTGTGAAAATTCCAGTACTCGTTAGTATTCCGGCGGGTATATTTATTATGGGCGATCAAGCGGCTATAGGTGATACCGATGAGCGTCCCGCTCATACGGTCAGCGTGCCCGCATTCGCAATGAGCCAATATGAAGTGACGCAGTCTGAATATGCTGAATTTGTACACGACACCGGCCGCACCACTACGCTTGAGTTTAGCGATAGCGATGCCCGTCATCCGGTCGTTAATATTAGCCTGCGAGATGCGTATGATTATGCTCAATGGCTTTCGGATAAAACGGGAAAATCTTTTAGAATTCCGAGTGAAGCACAATGGGAATACGCGGCTAAAGCCGGCAGTGTAAGTTTGTTCTCAACGGGAAATCGCGAAGAAGACGTATGCAGAGTAGGGAATATTGCCGACGAGTCAGTGAATGAGGCTGGTCTAAATTGGTCGAGCATAACGGCGTGCAACGACACGGCAGTGTCGGTCTCAGCCGTTGGCCAATATGCACCCAATGTTTTTGGTTTATACGATATGCATGGCAATGTGTGGGAGTGGATTTTGGATTGTGCAAATGAAAATTACGAACAAGCGCCTACCGATGGTACTGTTTGGGAAGAGGGCGATTGCGCACGTAGAGGTATAAGAGGTGGCAGTTTTGAAACACCTGCGAGCAGTGCACGCTCGAGTAATCGTGAATTTATTGCGCCTAGAACGAAAAGCCCTCAAATAGGTTTTCGTGTGGTGAGGCAAGGATGA
- a CDS encoding FHA domain-containing protein: MSRFGGKSGNDAPTRLVRNDPTKKVGFGGDDGNDGATQKIDASDNLIRNKVDIDNNLRSAVNAAQANENTGNIGGSTFESVAKSANPKTVVFRPSEGDKVATATDLPVVAWLVVVEGAGKGKGIALSYGMQKIGREASQNVVLDFGDETISREHHAAIEYDPKTRTFYLSKGENLVYLNGARVGQGSEENLSVGDMIEIGNTKLKFMPFCGPDFCWQSDS, from the coding sequence ATGAGCAGATTTGGTGGTAAGAGCGGCAATGATGCACCAACACGTTTGGTGAGAAACGACCCAACAAAAAAAGTTGGCTTCGGTGGGGATGATGGCAATGATGGTGCCACACAGAAAATTGATGCTAGCGATAATCTAATTCGAAATAAAGTCGACATTGATAATAATCTCCGCTCTGCGGTCAACGCCGCACAAGCGAATGAGAATACAGGGAATATTGGTGGTTCTACTTTTGAGTCAGTCGCTAAATCGGCAAACCCAAAAACGGTTGTATTCCGCCCGAGTGAGGGCGATAAGGTTGCGACCGCTACCGACTTGCCGGTTGTTGCATGGTTAGTGGTGGTGGAGGGTGCAGGAAAAGGCAAAGGTATTGCCCTGAGTTATGGTATGCAAAAGATCGGGAGAGAAGCATCCCAAAACGTTGTGCTCGATTTTGGTGACGAAACCATTTCCCGCGAACATCATGCCGCTATCGAATATGACCCTAAAACGCGCACTTTCTATTTGAGTAAGGGCGAAAATTTGGTGTATCTCAATGGTGCTCGTGTTGGTCAAGGCTCTGAAGAAAACTTATCGGTCGGCGATATGATAGAAATCGGTAATACCAAGCTTAAATTTATGCCTTTTTGTGGCCCTGACTTTTGTTGGCAGTCGGATAGTTAG
- a CDS encoding PP2C family protein-serine/threonine phosphatase: MQALWSVSQIQGKRDYQEDVFAAVESDCIFYAGEQYPLENGVLPAQYTLLVIADGMGGMGHGDIAASIIVESFIECFLNIFNQKNSMEARFSEALESANTAVADKIRENAEFDGMGATLIAVLWDAQDNKAYWVSVGDSLLLASTASRPLLQVNEKHTWGMQAEALRARGNTLPDDVLQKRFHALCSAVDGQPMAFVDLQTEGCHLTDGDFLVLASDGVESLDSDVLQESVQAARRSFMQYETLKEQSDSLAACTLALLEDTENSGNEYQDNTTVALLGVTKVTTVS; the protein is encoded by the coding sequence ATGCAAGCACTTTGGAGTGTTTCCCAAATTCAGGGAAAACGTGATTATCAGGAAGACGTATTTGCGGCCGTTGAAAGTGATTGTATCTTCTACGCGGGTGAACAATACCCTCTCGAAAATGGGGTGTTACCTGCGCAATATACTTTGCTTGTTATTGCGGATGGCATGGGTGGTATGGGCCACGGAGATATAGCTGCATCTATTATTGTGGAATCGTTTATCGAATGCTTTCTGAATATATTCAATCAAAAAAATAGTATGGAAGCGCGCTTTAGCGAAGCATTGGAGTCAGCGAATACTGCCGTCGCAGACAAAATTAGAGAAAACGCTGAATTTGATGGTATGGGGGCTACGTTAATTGCCGTACTTTGGGACGCGCAAGATAACAAAGCGTACTGGGTAAGTGTTGGCGATTCGCTATTGCTAGCCTCTACAGCCTCTCGACCTTTGCTACAGGTTAATGAAAAACATACGTGGGGCATGCAAGCAGAGGCATTGCGTGCTCGCGGAAATACATTGCCAGATGATGTGTTGCAGAAACGTTTTCATGCACTTTGCAGTGCTGTGGATGGGCAGCCAATGGCATTTGTTGATTTGCAAACCGAAGGTTGTCACCTCACCGACGGTGACTTTCTCGTGCTCGCATCGGACGGGGTTGAATCACTAGATTCAGACGTGTTACAGGAAAGTGTTCAGGCGGCGAGACGTTCTTTTATGCAATACGAAACGCTTAAAGAACAAAGTGATAGTCTCGCTGCCTGTACGTTAGCGTTGTTAGAAGATACCGAAAATTCAGGCAATGAGTATCAAGATAATACGACAGTCGCATTATTGGGCGTAACGAAGGTTACTACCGTTTCGTAG
- a CDS encoding sigma-70 family RNA polymerase sigma factor: MSMDWQAFIFDPSENWIHRLEQVCRKRFFDDVLAEEAFVWAFERLQNEEFSRLHRFQGKSSPSTFLIAVFRNLVEDFAISRFGKCRPPVWVQRMGELWGALFKKLCCEHREPNAIAEMFPLAEGGEESVLSICQTIKARHAKCGHKVTEVSVDGERGGQLLDEHSSQSLEDELESSAFDQVLMALNHWLSADVCAKNDTHGPLLKHLKSIQLEADTMLLVRLVYQEGVPVSKAAADLGIPAHSARRQLKKALASLNDVLKYYQ; encoded by the coding sequence ATGAGTATGGATTGGCAAGCCTTTATATTTGACCCTTCAGAGAACTGGATCCATCGTTTGGAGCAGGTCTGTCGCAAGCGATTTTTCGATGATGTTCTTGCCGAAGAAGCTTTTGTTTGGGCTTTTGAACGTCTTCAAAACGAAGAGTTTTCGCGGCTTCACCGATTTCAAGGGAAATCTAGCCCCAGCACCTTTCTAATAGCGGTTTTCCGCAACCTAGTCGAAGATTTTGCCATAAGCCGTTTTGGTAAGTGTCGTCCCCCTGTTTGGGTGCAACGTATGGGCGAGTTGTGGGGGGCGCTATTTAAAAAACTGTGTTGTGAGCACCGAGAACCGAATGCTATTGCCGAGATGTTTCCTTTAGCCGAGGGTGGTGAAGAAAGTGTTCTATCAATATGCCAGACGATAAAAGCACGCCACGCAAAGTGTGGGCATAAAGTTACGGAAGTGAGTGTTGATGGCGAGAGAGGCGGCCAATTATTGGATGAGCATTCAAGCCAGTCGCTCGAAGACGAGCTTGAATCCAGCGCTTTCGACCAAGTACTAATGGCGCTGAATCATTGGCTCTCCGCCGATGTATGCGCTAAAAATGACACCCACGGGCCGCTTCTAAAGCACCTAAAATCAATTCAGTTAGAGGCCGATACGATGCTGTTGGTTCGCTTGGTGTATCAGGAAGGTGTGCCGGTATCGAAGGCCGCAGCTGATCTCGGCATTCCTGCACACTCCGCGCGACGACAGCTTAAAAAAGCATTGGCATCACTCAATGATGTACTTAAATACTATCAATAA
- a CDS encoding FHA domain-containing protein, whose amino-acid sequence MTAYTVGRGEDAHIVINDASVSSRHLTVERVSENYVRVIDLGSTNGTYVSSGAGKEKITQIDVQTSDTLFLGAFSIKVADLMGKIAQADVKPSAAGERDNEKGFSRYIRTEDGRYVRKES is encoded by the coding sequence ATGACGGCTTATACAGTAGGGCGCGGTGAAGATGCGCATATCGTAATCAACGACGCTAGCGTGTCATCTCGTCATCTCACGGTCGAACGAGTGTCCGAAAATTATGTGAGAGTTATAGATTTGGGCTCAACTAACGGTACCTATGTGTCGAGTGGGGCAGGCAAAGAAAAAATCACGCAAATTGACGTACAGACTTCCGACACCTTATTCCTTGGTGCTTTTAGTATAAAAGTGGCCGATTTAATGGGCAAAATTGCACAGGCGGATGTTAAACCGTCCGCCGCGGGTGAAAGAGATAACGAAAAAGGCTTCAGTCGTTATATTCGTACTGAAGATGGGCGATACGTAAGGAAAGAATCATGA